The Macrobrachium rosenbergii isolate ZJJX-2024 chromosome 7, ASM4041242v1, whole genome shotgun sequence genome segment TTAAAGTTGAAATTCCCTCACCTTTGGATTTGTCAATATAAATAACCTCATCCTGAGAAAAAGTGACCTTAATTGTAGTTAAGCaattgggcaaaaaaaaaaaaaaagttcttacaaTCTTTATTTACTCTAAGACAGGGTATTGAAGAAAAGCACAAGGGTATTCGCCATTTTTATAAATCCTGTGTTGCTTGAtcccttgtgagagagagagagagaatgttaggaaaatgtttaagaaaaaatctgagtgtattggagagagagaaaataaagtcaCACACTGCACATCGAATCGCATCATATGACAAAATCGAGTGTCGAACATTTTCATAATCACCTTATCAAatccatcatcattattagatGCCACACGCTGTCGTGCTCCTGAGAATCTTTGAAATTCCCTTAAGTTCATTTTAATCCGATTATGTTTCTTTCTCTCCGTTGAGCAACCACGACGCTAAGCGTATTTGGAAGACTAAAAGGTAGTTCACGTGCcattcttcaaaagagaaagaaacccaGCAGCTATAATCCGTGTTACACGCGCTGCGTGATTTTGACACGGAAGCAGCCGCCGCAGACCTTCCTATGGCCAATGTCGGTACAATACTCACTCACTCtcgccttgtatatatatatatatatatatatatatatatatatatatatatcaattagataccatccagtttgaatgaggtccttttagtaattctactaatgcacagaacaattgtgtatgtgataaagttaatatatatatatatatatatatatatatatatatatatatatatatatatatatatatatatatatatatatatatatatatatatatatatatataatttaacactgGCTAGCTTCTGTTCTAAGTAACCTGGTCTGTTGTCTCTTGCCCCttttaaagacagaaaaaactggTTTGTCAAGTCAACTGGTTAATCTGAATACCTTGAACCCCGATTTCTCCTTTGCTTAAGAAAATTCATGcatattaaatcatattttgGCAGTTTAGAGCTACAAatagaaacaagagaaaaaaaaagtacttgagATTGTTTCCAATGATTTTTACCCGTGGTACAGAACCTTCAGtccctaaaaatggaaaaaaaggtgaataaaagaACCATGTAGAattttgtgactttatttgtgcCGTATTAGACTGGCGTGAGCGTCAGATAGGCATGGCAACATGGGTGGGTCTCCCGGTTGATGATTCATCCTTCAACCCACGTCCATTGCCATGGGCCTGAAACGCCCACACTGAAAGCTCCTTGTAGCGCGAGGAATGTGAAGAGGCGTAGTAGTGTGTTGGCGTCGACCAAGGCGATAATCTTGACCCTTCTCTTGTCAAGTGGGTGGAAGAGCAGGTCTATACTGCCCACAGTTCCAGGGTCAGGATTCCTTTTATAACATTAGTGTAGGTGGGAAATTGGACTGGGATGTGAATACGTGTATTAAAGGGACTTTTAATGATGGTTTGGGCGGTGGGATGGAAAAGATAGCAGCCTTTCTCTTGATGTATGTGGGAGGGACAGGGTCAAGGGAAGCCATACCttgttttttaaactttcttGTAAGGTCTGTAGAGGCCATTCAGTTAAGTTTAAGAGGAATTCGGAGTACTCCAGTGGAAAGGGAATGGAGATATCCTAATCAAAGGGATGTCTGGAGGAATTGCCTTAGGGGTCTATGCCTACCATCCTCACAGGACCAAGGACAGCACACACTGCCTTCCTGGTATATTCTTTGAAGGCTTGACAAAATGGAGAAATCCGATATCAAAACCGTAACATAATTTGTATAAAAGCTATATAATTCTACTTTTGTTTGAATAACTCACTTAGATTAAAGCACAAAGGGAACGAGAAGGATTCCTGCGCTGCTGTGAGTTAAAGCGACATGAACCTTCGACTTATTGCTACAGAATCTAATAACGATGAGCGAATGAGAGATCTGAACAGCCACTGGCTCAACCCTTCATCCTAGGCTGAAGCACAAAGACACCATCATctccaactttttatttttattttacttttttttttcaaagacaaagCTGCTGATGATAATGGCAGTGATATAAGCAAcacccacgaaggaaagggatATCATCGCCAAGAGTCCTTTAATGGGTCATGGCAAGTAATCCTCTTCTCGGTAGAAAGTTAGTGTAGCCGTTTGCTAGTTGAAGACTGAACCAATTGAAAAAAACTTCCTGGCTAGTAAAAATGATCTAGTGTATTATGACGTTTATGAATGATAATAAGCAACGCGCACATCGATTTGCATAAGTGGTATTTGATGCATAAGTAAAATGTCAACATCTGTCATGCTTTAAACAAACTCATGTCTTTCTTTTATAGTCAAGGACGACAGAACATTTTTAGATTACTAGATGCAAACTTGGATTCAGCACAGCAAATCTATGTGACAAATTGCCATTCGAGTTTGATTATTGCAGCTTTTAGTTTAGGCAGCTTCTGGTTCAGCATCCTCTTCGTATTCGCCAATGTCATCTTCATCGTCAACGCTGGCTTCTTGGTATTGCTGGTATTCAGATACCAAGTCATTCATGTTAGATTCTGCCTCAGTGAACTCCATCTCGTCCATTCCCTCACCTGTGTACCAGTGGAGGAAAGCCTTTCGCTTGTACATAGCAGTGAACTGCTCAGAGATGCGCTTGAACAGCTCTTGGATAGCGGTTGAGTTACCAATGAAAGTGGAGGCCATCTTGATGCCTCTTGGTGGGATATCACAGACAGCAGTCTTTACGTTGTTGGGGATCCATTCCACGAAGTATGAAGAATTCTTGCTCTGGATGTTGTACATCTGTTCGTCGACTTCCTTCATGGACATCTTTCCTCTGAAAACAGCAGCGACAGTGAGGTAGCGGCCATGGCGTGGGTCACAAGCAGCCATCATGTTCTTTGCATCGAACATCTGTTGGGTGAGTTCAGGGACAGTGAGGGCACGGTACTGCTGTGACCCTCGGGCAGTGAGTGGAGCGAAGCCTGGCATGAAGAAGTGCAGACGGGGGAAAGGTACCATGTTCACAGCCAGTTTCCTAAGATCTGCATTGAGCTGTCCAGGGAAGCGGAGGCAAGTAGTAATACCAGACATTGTGAGTGAGACCAGATGGTTCAAGTCACCATAGGTTGGGTTCATGAGCTTGAGAGTTCTGAAGCAGATATCATAGAGAGCTTCGTTGTCAATACAGTAGGTCTGATCAGTATTTTCTACCAACTGGTGAATTGAAAGGGTGGCATTGTAGGGCTCAACGACAGTATCTGATACCTAAAAAGAAAAGGGATATAACCTTAAGCACTGGCATGGAAATGGAAGTTGCACTGACAGAGTACTGAAATAGCACAGTATTTAATTCACTATATTAGGTGCAAAATGCACTGCAGAAATCAGGCAACCTTTCATTGTACTTGCTCCTATGTCTTGTTCAGTTTACAATACagaactaaaaaaaggaaatttttgctttttttccattAACTGGGTCCCTTACCTTGGGGGATGGTACAACAGAGAATGTGTTCATAATCCTGTCAGGGAATTCTTCTCGGATTTTAGAAACGAGGAGGGTACCCATGCCTGATCCGGTGCCTCCACCAAGGGAGTGTGTCAGTTGGAATCCCTGTAGGCAATCGCAATTCTCGGCTTCTTTCCTTACAACATCCAATACAGAGTCGACTAATTCAGCACCTTCAGTGTAGTGACCTTTTGCCCAGTTGTTACCAGCACCAGACTGACCTATGAGGAATCAACagaatatatattagtttcatggaaaaaatttatatgtggTATAGATTGATTAGTCAACTTTATATATGTCAATTTGGACTGCATTATTATTTACACTAGAGAATATTACATTCAGCAGATTCTATACTGTAGAAATGTTAAACTCACAATTAAGTCTCTGGAAACACAACAGCATACTTCATGAagataattttaaagtaaattttaatcaACATTTTGAGACGTGTTACACAAATAAACATAGTCTTTCACTGCTAAATATTCATGCATTTTCTTAAACTATTAAAGCCAGCATCATCAGGCATGAGCTTAAATACTATACatgcattttaaaaatatctgctAATTGGCAAAAATCTTAAGTTATCAGATGATGCAAGGATTTTATTTAATAGgaattaatttttaagttatttttaggGTCATTAAGaacctttcattttaaaatttgctaaaaattattagtttttgcAAACTACGTAATTGTTTTGTTAAGAATGGTACCAAAGAGGATGAAAAGACGCAACAATTTTGTACATGTTGCACCTAAAGGTAAACGACTGACAACTGGaattcaggctgctcacaaagtgGCCCCATTCCGTGGGGCAGCTCGACTTTCTACTAACCAAAGACGATGTGCTCGGGCTTAAAGAGGGGTCCAAGAGGTCCAGATCTGATGGAGTCCATGGTGCCAGGTTCCAGGTCTACCAGGACAGCGCGGGGCACGAACTTGCCCTTGTTCCCTTCGCTGTTAATAAGCAGTAATAAAATCTCAGACTGTCTGCTCTTGGAATCTTTAATTACCCATTTGTGGCCGTGAAACATTGCCTTGCCGTTGATGCACAGTCTATTGTGTGAAAGCCAGTCTAATGTGATCTAACTCACTATGCACTAAGTCCTATCAAAGTAGAAAACccttgcattttttgtttgtaagtCCATGCAATACATCATCACAGCTACTGAATCTCCAGAGAACACCGAGAGGCAGCGTTCTGGTTGGGACTGTTTTCTTGGAAGATGTTTATAACTGTTTTTTGTAACATCCTTGCAGGCAGAAAGATTGATTGATAGGTCATGTTATTTTCCCTTGGAATTGTCCTactaaaataaatcttgaatataATTAAATGCAACGTTTTCTATGTCAAAGATGCTACTCGTGTGTGGTCAGGCGATTTTTATACAATTACATGCAACAagtagaccaaaaaaaaaaaatgtgcttaagATTGTGTATCATTCAGTAACACTAGACTGTGCTCACAGCTAAAGCAATGTTACACAGGTCATTATAATGCAAGCTTCTTCAAACACCTCCAAACAAATATAAGAGATACTGTGTATAATAAAAAGTGACAATTAACATACATAAAAGTGACAATTAACATACTTTGGCCACCAAGCTGTCCATAAAGGAAAGTCTGCGTattttagaatgaaataaaaacatgatttctGATCTGTTTGGAAGTACGTGAAGATAGTAACTGACATCTATTAAAACATATAAAGCTGCAAAGCAAACTAACATCTAGATTAGTAAAACATATTAGAAATGTGTTGAATGCCTTTAATGCTAAACCACCAGTCAACACCTGTTGCCCATCAATGGGCTTGAGGTATTTTTTCAGAGGTCGATCATCAAGGACAGTTTTAGTGTCGTTATTGTAAACTCCCGGAAAGTTCCGTTCCCGTGAGTGAGTGTGCATTATGTGCAATTGTTAAAAAGATTAGGACCCCTGCTGAGTTCAAAGACTGATGAATTCTGCAGGGGGGGGGAGGATTTAGACATCGTTTAGTGGTTACATGATCCCGAGAATTTCCATAGCTCGTCGGAAAGTGTTAGGCATTTGCTGTGTTAGCATCCCAGAGACCAGGGCTCGGGGGAGGCGTGTTGACTGACAGCAACTGTGACATACCAAAAACAAAGTGGCTTGGTTTGAAGAGTTCTCCCAGAGGTCCTGCTTTGACAGAGTCCATTGTGCCGGGTTCAAGATCCACCAATATAGCCCTGGGCACATATTTCCCAGGGGCACCCTCACTGCGAAGGGGCAAAGGTTATTTCTCATGGGAAAGTGGGTAGCGCACCTCGAAACATTTagtgtgataaaattatattatagatTTGAATGCTACGATAAAGAGTAGTGAGAGAGGAAGTGGACGGGGTGATACACAGGGtatgatttctgattttctttAGTTTGTAATGCCCTAGCCATCCTTTGTACATTTAGTTCTAAGTAGTATATTGATCTTAAGGGTAATATATTGATCTTAAGGGTGATGTAAAAATTGATGTAATGATTCACATTGCACAAAATTTAAATTCTATCAAGACCTAAGGAATTGCATTGACCAACGCTAGGAAAACATTGAAAGGGGAAACAGAAGACATGTTGAACTATTGTTTTACCTGTAGTATACATTAATTCTTTCTAGCTGCAGTTCTCTAACGTCGTGGGGCACGTTCTCCCTGAGGGTACCGGCAGGGGTGAGGCCATGTTCGTCACTGATGATTTCCCagaactgaaaagaagaagattatatatttagtatgtttgtttgtacgttACTCCTTCAGCGCATGAAAAAATGAGACTGAAAAACGtgaaattgaaattcatttcccggAGCACACGAATGAAGTGCAGTAAAATTTTCCAACACGAGGAGCGAGACAAAAACATGAAGTTCATTCTCCCCAAATTTACTCAGAGATTACTCCTCTCCTCCCCCGCCCTTCCACAACCCCTTCCCAAGAGACAATATCATTACAAGCTGGGGAAAGACGTATCATTTCCAACACATCTATAATAAAGGTCCATTCGTCAAGCTTCATATAACTGCCTCGGATTATAGTGTCCGGCCATCAtagcaaacaaaaagaaatgtgacgtggtattttaaacaaaaacgaaaaaccaCTGCTTGCAacattatactttttttctcgTCAGTAAGACAACCTAAGTACACAAGCAGTGTATAAGACCTCATCAGTCATGAACGTCGGAAGTATTTTGTAGAACACATACCTATCAgtgttaaatttatatttgaagCTTTTTATACATCAAAGTATACAGTAATTTTTGAATGTGTAACATTCAGAATGTATATTTGAAGCGTTGAATGCAACCAAATGTACAATAATTTATGATTACCATTTAGCACTAAGAATGTATGACTTATACCATTTAGCACTAAGAATGTATGACTTATACCATTTAGCACTAAGAATGTGACTTAATTCATGTACCGGGTAACAGTTAACTAAGAAAACACGCACGGCTGAAGGCGCAGCAGCGCATTTAGCGTCCGTGCGTGCGTCCGTACAGTATCTGCGCCAGGGTAATGTGACTGTGACCGTTCCGAAGAGCTCAGGAGCCTCTAAATTATTCATGATAACTTCCGGTGGGGCGAGCGAGCGATTCGGATCTCTTGATACCGTAACTCCTCCGTCATTGCGGCTGGCTCgtatcccccctcccccgccctggCGTCGCCAACACAGTCTGAAGGGGCGTTTtcctctcctttgttttcctcaagTTTCGGTTGGTGGAAGTTTTCTACGAATAGTGTTTCCAATTTGGaattttgagtttatttatttatatcttttgtttattattttatttatggtttgaTAGTAAGAACATTTGTTTCTTTGTGTAAAGTTGTGGGGAAATGCTTGTTTTCGAGTTTTTGCTCTTGTGAAAAGCTGTGTAATTGTAGGTAGGCAAGCATAACATAATTGGCAAAATATATTACGCGTACTGTTTATTTATCGTTGGAATTTACTCCTTAGTATTATAGTTATATTTACCTTATACTGGTACTTATTTACCgctttttaaatttgtttcggaCTATCTGCGCATTCCTGTAAACTATCCAACATCACGGAAGGCTTTCACACTGGCACTTTCACCATCATCACTTCTCAGCTTTGTGTTCTCTCAAGGATCTGCCAAAGCAGAAACGAAAGAGGCTCCAGGAAGAGCTTCGGAAGTTGCACGTAATTAGATACGTCGGTGAATCACGCGCGCGAGACAAATATGCAATAGCTCATGTCTATCGTCCACACTCGTCTTCGTACACGGCCGAACGATCTTTCTCCCCCCCCGCCCCTCTTTCTCCGCGATAGATGTTTTCGCGAATACTTTCGCAACTGGAGTTGGATGGTGAAGTGACCGTTTAATGGTGTGATTGTGAGGAGTAGGTCGTTCTCCTTCAGtcgattttctttcatttagtttatttttttgcttactgTCTCAGTTAAATTAAACTTCCATTTCTCAATCACCATCTCCGTAGATCTTTAGTTTTGCTTTTTGTCATAGGTttaacacacacccacaaacacaatatatatatatatatatatatatatatatatatatatatatatatatatatatattgtgtgtgtgtgtgtgtgtggatacacATAATTATATCCAGTTACAACAAAATACTCGTCAGCAAGGAAGCCAAGTTACCGCCAGTGAGAAAAAACTAGAAGAAACCTCAGTTAAGTCTATTATCCATCGCCGTTATTTTCacacataaactaaaaaaaagagaagtaactTCGTTACCGCAAGCGTGCCGGTGTAACCTTCTGGCCAAGGTTTGCCCACGCTTGACAAGGCTGTAGGAAGGAAtctcctgacagagagagagagagagagagagagagagagagagagagagagagagagagagatttaaaagaagTGACTATTGGCACACAGTGCTTGAATGATGACGCGACGACATTCGTACGAAAGCTACAAACTGTGTTATCTTATTTAGATAAATGGTTGTCAACCCACTGCCTCCCAGTGCATTTAGTTATagcaacaacgagagagagagagagagagtctgggtcAAGTGGGAGTGGCAGGAATCTGGCCGGACCTTCTCCCAACTGGTTTCGGATGACCTGTAGTTAAGGATGGCGTCCTCGATTttgatagaatctctctctctctagaagtaaTAAGGCTTTAAAGCTTATACTGATGCATTTCATTATGTTCCcaagattatttttcaaataaagtattttgatcATACGAGAGATAATCACAAGCACGAATTCCACCACTTCCTTAATTTAGCTTCATTAGACCACCACTCTTTCAAACCGCTACTAATTAAAGATGATTATCAATTATCCGTTACGATAATTAAGTAGGCAAGAATTTCGGATTAACCCACTTCTCAAGAAGCGTTGGTTAATGTTGAAGATAAGCTGGCTGGGTTCGATTTGGGGTAGTAGGCCGAGGTGGACTAGAATCCTAGACATGAGAACATATGACTAAAAGACTCCTTGTATCCAAATTCCTAATCCTCCTCTCTTATGTCACTTTCCTTAACCCT includes the following:
- the LOC136840154 gene encoding tubulin beta-1 chain-like isoform X2 — encoded protein: MREIVHVQTGQCGNQIGTKFWEIISDEHGLTPAGTLRENVPHDVRELQLERINVYYSEGNKGKFVPRAVLVDLEPGTMDSIRSGPLGPLFKPEHIVFGQSGAGNNWAKGHYTEGAELVDSVLDVVRKEAENCDCLQGFQLTHSLGGGTGSGMGTLLVSKIREEFPDRIMNTFSVVPSPKVSDTVVEPYNATLSIHQLVENTDQTYCIDNEALYDICFRTLKLMNPTYGDLNHLVSLTMSGITTCLRFPGQLNADLRKLAVNMVPFPRLHFFMPGFAPLTARGSQQYRALTVPELTQQMFDAKNMMAACDPRHGRYLTVAAVFRGKMSMKEVDEQMYNIQSKNSSYFVEWIPNNVKTAVCDIPPRGIKMASTFIGNSTAIQELFKRISEQFTAMYKRKAFLHWYTGEGMDEMEFTEAESNMNDLVSEYQQYQEASVDDEDDIGEYEEDAEPEAA
- the LOC136840154 gene encoding tubulin beta-4B chain-like isoform X1, translating into MREIVHVQTGQCGNQIGTKFWEIISDEHGLTPAGTLRENVPHDVRELQLERINVYYSEGAPGKYVPRAILVDLEPGTMDSVKAGPLGELFKPSHFVFGQSGAGNNWAKGHYTEGAELVDSVLDVVRKEAENCDCLQGFQLTHSLGGGTGSGMGTLLVSKIREEFPDRIMNTFSVVPSPKVSDTVVEPYNATLSIHQLVENTDQTYCIDNEALYDICFRTLKLMNPTYGDLNHLVSLTMSGITTCLRFPGQLNADLRKLAVNMVPFPRLHFFMPGFAPLTARGSQQYRALTVPELTQQMFDAKNMMAACDPRHGRYLTVAAVFRGKMSMKEVDEQMYNIQSKNSSYFVEWIPNNVKTAVCDIPPRGIKMASTFIGNSTAIQELFKRISEQFTAMYKRKAFLHWYTGEGMDEMEFTEAESNMNDLVSEYQQYQEASVDDEDDIGEYEEDAEPEAA
- the LOC136840154 gene encoding tubulin beta-1 chain-like isoform X3, which produces MFHGHKWVIKDSKSRQSEILLLLINSEGNKGKFVPRAVLVDLEPGTMDSIRSGPLGPLFKPEHIVFGQSGAGNNWAKGHYTEGAELVDSVLDVVRKEAENCDCLQGFQLTHSLGGGTGSGMGTLLVSKIREEFPDRIMNTFSVVPSPKVSDTVVEPYNATLSIHQLVENTDQTYCIDNEALYDICFRTLKLMNPTYGDLNHLVSLTMSGITTCLRFPGQLNADLRKLAVNMVPFPRLHFFMPGFAPLTARGSQQYRALTVPELTQQMFDAKNMMAACDPRHGRYLTVAAVFRGKMSMKEVDEQMYNIQSKNSSYFVEWIPNNVKTAVCDIPPRGIKMASTFIGNSTAIQELFKRISEQFTAMYKRKAFLHWYTGEGMDEMEFTEAESNMNDLVSEYQQYQEASVDDEDDIGEYEEDAEPEAA